One segment of Macrotis lagotis isolate mMagLag1 chromosome 1, bilby.v1.9.chrom.fasta, whole genome shotgun sequence DNA contains the following:
- the TFG gene encoding protein TFG isoform X3 has product MNGQLDLSGKLIIKAQLGEDIRRIPIHNEDITYDELVLMMQRVFRGKLLSNDEVTIKYKDEDGDLITIFDSSDLSFAIQCSRILKLTLFVNGQPRPLESSQVKYLRRELIELRNKVNRLLDCLEPPVEPGSSANLPENDTVDSREEKPTASDSSGKQSTQVMAASMSAFDPLKNQDEINKNVMSAFGLTDDQVSGPPSAPAEERSGTPDSIASSSSAAHPPGVQPQQPPYTGAQTQAGQIEGQMYQQYQQQTSYSTQQPQAQPPQQYGMQYSGYSQQTGPQPPQQFQGYAQQPTSQPPAPGFSGQPQQLPAQPPQQYQASNYPAQNYTTQASQPASYTPASQPGMAQSQPGAYQPRPGYTPPPGSTMTTPPPSGPNPYARNRPPFTQGYTQPGPGYR; this is encoded by the exons ATGAATGGACAGTTGGATTTAAGTGGAAAGCTAATTATTAAAGCTCAGCTTGGAGAGGATATTCGGAGAATTCCTATTCATAATGAAGACATTACCTATGATGAATTAGTGCTGATGATGCAGAGAGTTTTCCGGGGAAAACTTCTGAGTAATGATGAAGttactataaaatataaagatgaag atGGAGATCTTATAACAATTTTCGATAGTTCTGATCTTTCCTTTGCAATTCAGTGTAGCAGGATATTGAAATTAACACTGTTTG TTAATGGGCAGCCACGGCCTCTTGAATCAAGTCAGGTGAAATATCTCCGTAGAGAACTGATAGAACTTCGAAACAAAGTAAATCGTCTGTTGGATTGTTTAGAACCTCCtgttgaacctgggtcttctgcCAATCTCCCTGAAAATG ATACTGTGGATAGTAGGGAAGAAAAACCTACTGCTTCTGATTCTTCAGGCAAGCAATCTACCCAAGTGATGGCAGCAAGTATGTCTGCTTTTGATCCATTAAAAAATCAAGATGAAATCAACAAAAATGTTATGTCAGCATTTGGTCTGACAGATGATCAAGTTTCAG GACCTCCCAGTGCTCCTGCAGAAGAACGTTCTGGAACACCAGATAGCATTGCTTCCTCCTCATCTGCAGCTCATCCCCCAGGTGTTCAGCCACAGCAGCCACCATATACAGGAGCTCAGACACAGGCAGGTCAGATTGAAG GTCAGATGTATCAACAGTACCAGCAACAGACCAGCTACAGTACTCAGCAGCCACAGGCTCAGCCTCCACAACAATATGGTATGCAGTATTCAG GCTACAGTCAGCAGACTGGACCCCAACCTCCTCAGCAGTTCCAAGGATATGCTCAGCAACCAACTTCCCAGCCCCCTGCTCCTGGCTTTTCTGGACAGCCTCAACAACTTCCTGCTCAGCCTCCTCAGCAGTACCAGGCGAGCAATTACCCTGCACAGAATTACACCACCCAAGCTTCTCAGCCTGCCAGTTACACCCCTGCTTCTCAACCTGGAATGGCTCAAAGTCAACCAGGTGCCTATCAACCAAGACCGGGCTATACTCCACCTCCTGGAAGTACTATGACGACCCCTCCTCCAAGTGGGCCTAACCCTTATGCACGTAACCGTCCTCCCTTTACTCAGGGTTATACCCAGCCTGGACCTGGTTATCGATAG
- the TFG gene encoding protein TFG isoform X1: MNGQLDLSGKLIIKAQLGEDIRRIPIHNEDITYDELVLMMQRVFRGKLLSNDEVTIKYKDEDGDLITIFDSSDLSFAIQCSRILKLTLFVNGQPRPLESSQVKYLRRELIELRNKVNRLLDCLEPPVEPGSSANLPENDTVDSREEKPTASDSSGKQSTQVMAASMSAFDPLKNQDEINKNVMSAFGLTDDQVSGPPSAPAEERSGTPDSIASSSSAAHPPGVQPQQPPYTGAQTQAGQIEGQMYQQYQQQTSYSTQQPQAQPPQQYGMQYSASTVMSSDLTREGLVECLPVDGLQIEFVALPASEGHLPIDLYNDVVRWKRTSMTVCYSQQTGPQPPQQFQGYAQQPTSQPPAPGFSGQPQQLPAQPPQQYQASNYPAQNYTTQASQPASYTPASQPGMAQSQPGAYQPRPGYTPPPGSTMTTPPPSGPNPYARNRPPFTQGYTQPGPGYR, from the exons ATGAATGGACAGTTGGATTTAAGTGGAAAGCTAATTATTAAAGCTCAGCTTGGAGAGGATATTCGGAGAATTCCTATTCATAATGAAGACATTACCTATGATGAATTAGTGCTGATGATGCAGAGAGTTTTCCGGGGAAAACTTCTGAGTAATGATGAAGttactataaaatataaagatgaag atGGAGATCTTATAACAATTTTCGATAGTTCTGATCTTTCCTTTGCAATTCAGTGTAGCAGGATATTGAAATTAACACTGTTTG TTAATGGGCAGCCACGGCCTCTTGAATCAAGTCAGGTGAAATATCTCCGTAGAGAACTGATAGAACTTCGAAACAAAGTAAATCGTCTGTTGGATTGTTTAGAACCTCCtgttgaacctgggtcttctgcCAATCTCCCTGAAAATG ATACTGTGGATAGTAGGGAAGAAAAACCTACTGCTTCTGATTCTTCAGGCAAGCAATCTACCCAAGTGATGGCAGCAAGTATGTCTGCTTTTGATCCATTAAAAAATCAAGATGAAATCAACAAAAATGTTATGTCAGCATTTGGTCTGACAGATGATCAAGTTTCAG GACCTCCCAGTGCTCCTGCAGAAGAACGTTCTGGAACACCAGATAGCATTGCTTCCTCCTCATCTGCAGCTCATCCCCCAGGTGTTCAGCCACAGCAGCCACCATATACAGGAGCTCAGACACAGGCAGGTCAGATTGAAG GTCAGATGTATCAACAGTACCAGCAACAGACCAGCTACAGTACTCAGCAGCCACAGGCTCAGCCTCCACAACAATATGGTATGCAGTATTCAG CATCTACAGTCATGTCATCAGACCTAACCAGGGAAGGATTAGTCGAGTGTCTCCCTGTAGACGGATTACAGATTGAATTTGTTGCACTTCCTGCCTCAGAAGGGCATCTTCCCATTGACTTGTATAATGATGTCGTCAGATGGAAGCGTACATCCATGACAGTCT GCTACAGTCAGCAGACTGGACCCCAACCTCCTCAGCAGTTCCAAGGATATGCTCAGCAACCAACTTCCCAGCCCCCTGCTCCTGGCTTTTCTGGACAGCCTCAACAACTTCCTGCTCAGCCTCCTCAGCAGTACCAGGCGAGCAATTACCCTGCACAGAATTACACCACCCAAGCTTCTCAGCCTGCCAGTTACACCCCTGCTTCTCAACCTGGAATGGCTCAAAGTCAACCAGGTGCCTATCAACCAAGACCGGGCTATACTCCACCTCCTGGAAGTACTATGACGACCCCTCCTCCAAGTGGGCCTAACCCTTATGCACGTAACCGTCCTCCCTTTACTCAGGGTTATACCCAGCCTGGACCTGGTTATCGATAG
- the TFG gene encoding protein TFG isoform X2, whose translation MNGQLDLSGKLIIKAQLGEDIRRIPIHNEDITYDELVLMMQRVFRGKLLSNDEVTIKYKDEDGDLITIFDSSDLSFAIQCSRILKLTLFVNGQPRPLESSQVKYLRRELIELRNKVNRLLDCLEPPVEPGSSANLPENDTVDSREEKPTASDSSGKQSTQVMAASMSAFDPLKNQDEINKNVMSAFGLTDDQVSGPPSAPAEERSGTPDSIASSSSAAHPPGVQPQQPPYTGAQTQAGQMYQQYQQQTSYSTQQPQAQPPQQYGMQYSASTVMSSDLTREGLVECLPVDGLQIEFVALPASEGHLPIDLYNDVVRWKRTSMTVCYSQQTGPQPPQQFQGYAQQPTSQPPAPGFSGQPQQLPAQPPQQYQASNYPAQNYTTQASQPASYTPASQPGMAQSQPGAYQPRPGYTPPPGSTMTTPPPSGPNPYARNRPPFTQGYTQPGPGYR comes from the exons ATGAATGGACAGTTGGATTTAAGTGGAAAGCTAATTATTAAAGCTCAGCTTGGAGAGGATATTCGGAGAATTCCTATTCATAATGAAGACATTACCTATGATGAATTAGTGCTGATGATGCAGAGAGTTTTCCGGGGAAAACTTCTGAGTAATGATGAAGttactataaaatataaagatgaag atGGAGATCTTATAACAATTTTCGATAGTTCTGATCTTTCCTTTGCAATTCAGTGTAGCAGGATATTGAAATTAACACTGTTTG TTAATGGGCAGCCACGGCCTCTTGAATCAAGTCAGGTGAAATATCTCCGTAGAGAACTGATAGAACTTCGAAACAAAGTAAATCGTCTGTTGGATTGTTTAGAACCTCCtgttgaacctgggtcttctgcCAATCTCCCTGAAAATG ATACTGTGGATAGTAGGGAAGAAAAACCTACTGCTTCTGATTCTTCAGGCAAGCAATCTACCCAAGTGATGGCAGCAAGTATGTCTGCTTTTGATCCATTAAAAAATCAAGATGAAATCAACAAAAATGTTATGTCAGCATTTGGTCTGACAGATGATCAAGTTTCAG GACCTCCCAGTGCTCCTGCAGAAGAACGTTCTGGAACACCAGATAGCATTGCTTCCTCCTCATCTGCAGCTCATCCCCCAGGTGTTCAGCCACAGCAGCCACCATATACAGGAGCTCAGACACAGGCAG GTCAGATGTATCAACAGTACCAGCAACAGACCAGCTACAGTACTCAGCAGCCACAGGCTCAGCCTCCACAACAATATGGTATGCAGTATTCAG CATCTACAGTCATGTCATCAGACCTAACCAGGGAAGGATTAGTCGAGTGTCTCCCTGTAGACGGATTACAGATTGAATTTGTTGCACTTCCTGCCTCAGAAGGGCATCTTCCCATTGACTTGTATAATGATGTCGTCAGATGGAAGCGTACATCCATGACAGTCT GCTACAGTCAGCAGACTGGACCCCAACCTCCTCAGCAGTTCCAAGGATATGCTCAGCAACCAACTTCCCAGCCCCCTGCTCCTGGCTTTTCTGGACAGCCTCAACAACTTCCTGCTCAGCCTCCTCAGCAGTACCAGGCGAGCAATTACCCTGCACAGAATTACACCACCCAAGCTTCTCAGCCTGCCAGTTACACCCCTGCTTCTCAACCTGGAATGGCTCAAAGTCAACCAGGTGCCTATCAACCAAGACCGGGCTATACTCCACCTCCTGGAAGTACTATGACGACCCCTCCTCCAAGTGGGCCTAACCCTTATGCACGTAACCGTCCTCCCTTTACTCAGGGTTATACCCAGCCTGGACCTGGTTATCGATAG
- the TFG gene encoding protein TFG isoform X4 codes for MNGQLDLSGKLIIKAQLGEDIRRIPIHNEDITYDELVLMMQRVFRGKLLSNDEVTIKYKDEDGDLITIFDSSDLSFAIQCSRILKLTLFVNGQPRPLESSQVKYLRRELIELRNKVNRLLDCLEPPVEPGSSANLPENDTVDSREEKPTASDSSGKQSTQVMAASMSAFDPLKNQDEINKNVMSAFGLTDDQVSGPPSAPAEERSGTPDSIASSSSAAHPPGVQPQQPPYTGAQTQAGQMYQQYQQQTSYSTQQPQAQPPQQYGMQYSGYSQQTGPQPPQQFQGYAQQPTSQPPAPGFSGQPQQLPAQPPQQYQASNYPAQNYTTQASQPASYTPASQPGMAQSQPGAYQPRPGYTPPPGSTMTTPPPSGPNPYARNRPPFTQGYTQPGPGYR; via the exons ATGAATGGACAGTTGGATTTAAGTGGAAAGCTAATTATTAAAGCTCAGCTTGGAGAGGATATTCGGAGAATTCCTATTCATAATGAAGACATTACCTATGATGAATTAGTGCTGATGATGCAGAGAGTTTTCCGGGGAAAACTTCTGAGTAATGATGAAGttactataaaatataaagatgaag atGGAGATCTTATAACAATTTTCGATAGTTCTGATCTTTCCTTTGCAATTCAGTGTAGCAGGATATTGAAATTAACACTGTTTG TTAATGGGCAGCCACGGCCTCTTGAATCAAGTCAGGTGAAATATCTCCGTAGAGAACTGATAGAACTTCGAAACAAAGTAAATCGTCTGTTGGATTGTTTAGAACCTCCtgttgaacctgggtcttctgcCAATCTCCCTGAAAATG ATACTGTGGATAGTAGGGAAGAAAAACCTACTGCTTCTGATTCTTCAGGCAAGCAATCTACCCAAGTGATGGCAGCAAGTATGTCTGCTTTTGATCCATTAAAAAATCAAGATGAAATCAACAAAAATGTTATGTCAGCATTTGGTCTGACAGATGATCAAGTTTCAG GACCTCCCAGTGCTCCTGCAGAAGAACGTTCTGGAACACCAGATAGCATTGCTTCCTCCTCATCTGCAGCTCATCCCCCAGGTGTTCAGCCACAGCAGCCACCATATACAGGAGCTCAGACACAGGCAG GTCAGATGTATCAACAGTACCAGCAACAGACCAGCTACAGTACTCAGCAGCCACAGGCTCAGCCTCCACAACAATATGGTATGCAGTATTCAG GCTACAGTCAGCAGACTGGACCCCAACCTCCTCAGCAGTTCCAAGGATATGCTCAGCAACCAACTTCCCAGCCCCCTGCTCCTGGCTTTTCTGGACAGCCTCAACAACTTCCTGCTCAGCCTCCTCAGCAGTACCAGGCGAGCAATTACCCTGCACAGAATTACACCACCCAAGCTTCTCAGCCTGCCAGTTACACCCCTGCTTCTCAACCTGGAATGGCTCAAAGTCAACCAGGTGCCTATCAACCAAGACCGGGCTATACTCCACCTCCTGGAAGTACTATGACGACCCCTCCTCCAAGTGGGCCTAACCCTTATGCACGTAACCGTCCTCCCTTTACTCAGGGTTATACCCAGCCTGGACCTGGTTATCGATAG